A region of the Salvelinus alpinus chromosome 24, SLU_Salpinus.1, whole genome shotgun sequence genome:
catgcttcacggtgggaaccacacatgcagagctcATCCATTCACCTAGTCTGCGTCACAATgacggttgaaaccaaaaatctcaaatttggactcatcagaccaaaggacagatttccacaggtctaatgtccattgcttgtgtttcttggcccaagcaatacttcttattggtgtcctttagtagtggtttctttgcagcaattcgaccatgaaggcctgattcacgcagtctcctctgaacagttgattttgaattGTCACTTGAAcgctgaagcatttatttgggctgcaatttctgaggacggtaactaattaacttatcctctgcagcagaggtaactggctTCTCCTTAACTGTTGCGGTCAtcatgagccagtttcatcacagcgcttgatggtttttgcaacagcacttgaagaaatgttcaaagtttttgaaattttccagatttactgaccatgtcttaaagtaattttgtttctctttgcttatttgagctgttcttgacatatggacttggtcttttaccaaatagggccatcttctgtataccacccctatcttgtcacaacacaactgattggctcaaatgcattgaggaaagaaaatccacttaaggcacacctgttaattgaaatgcatttcaggtgactacctcacgaagctggttgagagaatgccaagagtgtgcaaagatgtcaacaaggcaaagggtggctactttgataaatctaaaatatagtttgattggtttaacacttggttactacatgattcaatgtgtgttatttcatagttttgatgtcttccttaTTATATTACAACGTAGAAAAAAgtgaaaagaaaaaccctggaatgagtaggtatccaaacatttcactgttaatgTAGATACAAATCTTTGTAAATAGTATGTCTGCAGCTTATCGTGAGGTATTGTTACTCTGCCAAGaaaacctagagacttccttaacattagagataAGGCAGACCAGCTGTCGTTAACAAAAAGAAACAACCCCACTAACTTTATCTGAAGCCGCCTTTCAGTCTTGACAatgcatagaaaaaccagctagataattatccatgtccttgttcagccacgactcagagaAACaaaatattacagttcttcaggtcccgttgatgGTCTCGAACGGAACTTGTCCAGTTTCTCAAGTGATTGTACGTTCGCCAATAGAACCGAAGGTAGAGGCAGTTTATTTACTCGCCGAAATAGTCGTCAGGGAGCCCAATCATTTGCCTCTCATTTGTCTGCTCCAAGAATGTTTCTGAATGCAAATGAAATTCAAGAAAGTTTATTAAAAAAAAGTTAATCCTTGAATAAGAGTTGTGGACACAAGAATAGAAGTACTCTTTCAGTTGAATGTTAATATCTCCACAGTTTACATAAACCACAACAAAGAGATGGGTCTAAAACCTTACACATGTTCAGAAGATCATTTTTTACCTTAACCCCCCttacccggatgatgctgggctaattgtgtgccgccctatgggactaccagTCATGGCCTgtagtgacacagcctgggattgaacccgggtctgtagtgacacctgaAACACTGCAAtgcagaccgctgcgccactcgggaggccggaAGATGACTTGTCTAGAGTAGCATCCCGCAAACAATTAACCCCCCCATAAAATATTCACGTTACATTGACATAGTATATGTCATTAATGAATTTTGGGTCATCTTCAATTGGGAAATAACAGTTCAGTAAAGTGACTTTCTTGTGCAACATTTCCTATTATAAAACATCCATTTGGGTATGTAGTGATACTTGTAGAATTAAAAATGGGACAACAAATACTCAAAATCCAGAGAAGTATGTGGAGGAGAATACCAAACCATGCAAAGCATAAATTGCATGGAATGTTTAACATGATTCTTGAATCACTACCTCATCTCCCCCACACACAATTAactgtaaggtctctcagtcaatttcaagcacagattcaaccacaaaagaccagggaggttttccaatgcctcgcaaaggagggcacctattggtagatgggtaaaaaaatatatatatacacatagaatatccatttgagcatggtgaagttattacactTCGGAAGGTGTATCAaaacacacagtcactacaaagacatccttaactcagttgcctgaaaaggaaggaaactgctcagggatttcacaatgaggccaacggtgacattaaaacagtaaGAGTAATGTCTGTAATAGGAGAAAAcgtaggatggatcaacattgcagttactccacaatactaacctaaatgagagTGAAAATATGGAAGCATATACAGaataaacatgcatcctgtttgcaaaaaggcactaaagtaaaagtgcaaaGAAATTAAacttcctgaatacaaagcgttatgtttgggtcaAACACATCAAcactattttcaagcatggtggtggatgcatcatgttatgggtatgctcatcatcagcaaggactagggagtttttttaggataaaaataaacgttacacagctaagcacaggcaaaatcctagaggaaaacctgtttgtaCGCTTTCCAACACGCTGGGAGAAATTCAACTTTCAACAGGAGAATTATCTAAAAAAAATAAGGCCAAATAtacaagttgcttaccaagatgacattgaatgttcctgagtggcctagttacagttttgacttaaatcagcttgaaaatctacagcaacatttgaaaatggctgtccagcaatgatcaacaatcaacttgacagagctgccaaaggtgattctaacatgtattgagatATCTGTATTTAATTCAACAAATTTGCTAAGATTTCTAAAaccatgttttcactgtcattatggggtattgtttgtagatggaTCAGAAAAATAAATTtactccattttgaattcaggctgtaacaaaatggattagtcaagggatatgaatactttcaACAGGCACTAACATATATACAACATTTCAGTCAGTATGTATAATCTCCGACGTAGAGGGGTCTGCATCGCTGCGTGTTCAGCTCTGTATGGGTCTTAACGGACAAAGAAATGGTACCATTGTATACTTAAATTGAAAACCAGTAGGCCTATAGTTCAACCTAATAAGAAAGCGAAAATGTTTAAATTTGAAAAGAAAGCATGGGGGTATGGGTGCAGGGCCTAAAATAAACACCAGCAGGTAGATTTTGGCATTGGTGAGTCAGATGCGtatttcaccagccacgttggcAGGGCTCCACAGTGTGAGCATTTCACTTGCATTTGTGAATAAAAATAGTCAAGTAGGATCACATTCAGAGTAAAATAAACGCTACAGTAGCGGTTTTCAACATATGACATTTTGTTTAATAGCTGGTAAATTAACGTTGAAGTCGAAGAACTACGAATCCTACATAGCCTATTACACCTTGGCGctgcaacactgcctggctgggggCTGGGCCCGTGTGCAGAGCTGAGTGAAAGTTTCATTTTTAGAAATGCACAGGCAAAAAAGCTGGTCTAATTTACTTGAAACAAAAGTCTCTTCAAGTCAACTTCATCCCTGTGTTTTGTGGCTATTTACATAGGTTTTTCTATGTTGGAGTTTCAACTGCTAGGGAAGAGAAGACAATGCTCCTACATGTCAGACTCAATCTCACAAGCACAAACATGACTAGAGCCACGCTACCACGGTAACCTCCCGCCCGTGAATTTGTCAcatctgtaatattttggttaaaaGACTGTTTAATAAAATTGTGTGACAGTccacattacttcttactagtaatacatttattgttttagaaacattacaaagcatgctcATCCGTTGTTTTGTTAGTGTAATTTTAGCAGGGGAAAAAATGTTGGCTGGTTAAAAAAAAATGAGGCTGGcagatttttatatatttttatccatctacctgccacagtggctggtggaccaaaaagtacattttatgccctgtatgtgtgggtgggtggcGTGAGCCCCAAGTTACCAGGCTGTGTGTATTTGGGGGTGTAATCAGTGGGTCAAGCAGCTGCATAAAGGCATCGTAAAGATATTAATCACCTCAGTCTCTAAGGCTAGGCTGACAGGGCCCAGACCCACAGTCATATTGGACCAGTTCATATGCTAATGCAGGGAGGGGGGGTTCGCAGGGGGACGCAACGCCCAGGTTTATTCGCCCCCCCACCTCACAAAAGCCACTTGACATTTCTATTGCCTTGTTTCTATCATAGGTAAAGagccccccctctaaccacgcccaccatggtacacacacacccataggACAGGGACACACTCAGGGCTCCTCCGTAAGCGCAATGGTCAATGACTTTTAAATAGCTGGCAATGGAGTGAGCATGAATGGCCAATAAGCTAATTCCTCTCATTCATTCCCTCACTCCACTCCATTGAGCTGAAAGGGCCTCATTAGATGCCAGGAAACCTTCCACGTGATTGAAGGCTGTTATTATGAACCTTTAACAATTAATGTCACATTACATGCATTATCCCTGTCATTAAGCCCTTAGGGATGGGACAGAATGCCACTTGTGCTGCATGCATGAGCCAGTGGAGGGGGTGAGGTGAGGGGGTGGCTGGACCCACACCATACGGGCTCATTGTGCAACTTTAAATGGCATTTCATCACGAGAGAACAAGCACAAGCTAATGGCCTGGCAATGATTCACTTTGGGCATAATCAAGGTTCTTGATAAATTGCGTATGCCTCTTAAGTGATGAAGACCGCTGGTAAAAGAAAGAACCGACTGAAAGACGACATCATGCATTAAAAAGCTTGGTTTTCCCCGAGAAGGCACAGTTGGGGATGTCCtctaacattttttttattttttaaacttttccTATTGGaagtacacacactaaagggtaaaaaaacaaaacatgtccatttattttattttaaataaacactattttgctcaacTGAACTTCGAGTAGGGCtttcaaggagttggtctgatgatGTCACCGGACTCCCACCTTGATTAAGGAACAATATTGAAGAAACAAGGAAATCCCCACACCCCCCACTTGTTCCATGTCATACCTGGACCActtattgagatgtgccttttgttaattaactcaggtgttaaatgaggtgaaaatGAGACCAGAGTAGGACTTTAAATGGGTTATTTGCTTTACTCACAAATGCATCCAAATGACAAAGATTGTTTTTGTTGGTAATGGATCTTGACACCCCCAAATGTAAAGCTTGCAGAATAATTTACTCACAGCGTTTGCTTTCTCACCTTTTCCAATCACCAGGCCACACTTGTCGGCAGGTATCGAGTATGTCACTTCCTGCAGTCCACCGGGAGCACCCATGTTCCAGTCTCCGCGGCCTCTGCCCCGGCCTCTGGGCCCCACGGGACTCCCAAAGCCATCCCGCTCctgtagagaggaaccagagggTGAGAACAGGCTCCTAGACAGACACCACAGCACAAACATTTGACACACCTCAACCATTCCCCTCTATCACGCACCCCCCCAAGTATCACCAGTGCAGCAAAGTCTTGTCAAATTAAACAGCTCAGATAGACATTCTCTTCAAATTCGTGTGACTTGCATTATTTTACCTTCGACCCAATAGAAAGAGTAAACCATGGGATATGACCAAGAGCGCCACCATGTGGGAGTCTCTGTATGTTCTAGGGTTGGAGACTCAGAGACTAAGCTCACCCACCCAGTGTACATTCTCTGCTCAGGGGCAGTGGGGGTCAGGTGACAGAAACTAGCAAGGAGGTGGAGACCCACTGCCCTGTTACCTGTCTGTACACCTGTCTGAGGAGGTCCCCCCCACCACCCAGCCACAGGGCTAGGGGGTCCAGAGAAGCTTGAGAGGGGGCCAGGCTGGCCCTGTccgggagccagccagctagagAATGGGCTGGGGAGGCCTGGTACACAGGCAACAAGGAGTTTAAGGGGGGCATAGCTTACTTCAGAAATACTGTAAGGCAGGAGTGAACAAATCTGATACGTTTCATAAGGGGTTGTTAATTTCATGGCAAAATATTTAAAGTAGAAAAGTGGAATCAGTGCTGTACCTGTACCTGTGCCGTTTGGACCAGCTCGTTGATGAGGTGCACTGCATGCTGGCAACGGTCAGACTGGCCCATCACCTGGGCAATCCGGTCAGGACTGATGCCATCGTCTGAAGGAGAGGGGGACACTAGTCAGAACTGTTACATTAAACATGGTCCTTTGTAGCCCAGTTGGAAGAGCATGACACTTGTtacgccagggtagtgggtttgattcccaggaccacccatagGGAATAAGTATGCATttatgactaagtcgctttgaaGTGTAATCATGGCACAGCCTCACTGAACATTACAGATTCTCCAAGACATTTGTTGTTACAGCCACCATGTGAGTCGATTGAAGAACAAGACAGGCAAACAAGAGATTCCAGATTGATTCAAGATTGAGGCCATCACTAACATTACAATTGTATTAGCCAAGCACACTGGACTATGCCTTTAGTAGAGGGGAGCGGTCTCACCTGGTTTGAACTGGATCCTGACCCCAGAGTCATTCTGGATCTTCTTGATCATCTCTCCGTTCCTGCCAATGACGATGCCCACAGCAAACCTGGGGACTGCCACATCCAGACTGCTTCCCCCCAGTCTGGATCCAAAGTCTCCCCTGCTGGCCCGGAAGTCTCCCTGGTCCTTGTCCCGGATGATCTCCACCACCAGCTCTCGTGCTTGCTGCAAAACACCCATGCCACCAGCAGAGAAATGTTAACATCTTTTAACTGTAATATACAAAAAGGCTGATTGATACCTTGAatcctctctccttgcctcttTCAAACGTATTGGTCATCTCCGACAAGTTTTTATACTTTACAAAAATagaaaacgcaacaatttcaacagttttactgagttacagttcataaggaaagcAGTcacttgaaataaattcattaggccttaatctagggatttcaaatgactggggagccaggcccagccaatcagattgagtttatccccacaaaagggcattattacagacagaaatactcctcagtttcatcagctgtccaggtggctagtCTTAGACCATCCCGCAGGAGAAGAAGCCAGATGGAGgtcttgggctggcgtggttacacgtggtctgcggttgataAGCCAGTTGGCCAtcttgccaaattctctaaaatgacgttggaggtggcttatagtagggaaattaacattcaattctctggcaacagctcaggtggacattcctgcagtcagcatgacaattgcacgctccctcaaaaacGTAAGACATTTGTGACATTTTGAtttttgacaaaactgcacattttagagtggccttgttgtccacagcacaaggtacacctgtaacgatcatgctgtttaatcatcttcttgatattccacacctgtcaggtggatggattatcttggcaaggagaaatgctcactaacagggatgtaaataaatatgtgcacaaaattagagaaataagctttttgtgcatatggaacatttctgggatcttttatttcagctcatgaaacatgggaccaacactttacatgttgccgtTATATTTTTGTTGAGCACACGAGCAGGCGTGGAGTTGGATAAGAAAGAGGGGATCCAGGTTTCAGGCACTGACTGACCTGCACTTTGTAGGGGTCCCCGGTGATTCTCAGGGGTTTGTCTGCTCCAGTGGGCATGGGGCCATCCTggatcatcatcatcttcactcCGGTTCTCTCCTGTGGGGAGCAAACAGGTCAAAATAAATCTGAACTTCCTATTCCAGATGTAGAGGAAGTGAGATGGTTGAATAATGTTGACAATGAAGCACAAACTAGTAGATATCTTCTCACTGCTTATTGACAACTTCCTCCATTTCAATACCCACGGTTTTTGAAGAACTGCCTAAACTAATGTAGTTAACGTCAATAACCCAAAACAGTGGCATAAGACATTTATTTAGCCTTTAAAAACGAATCACTAAGTCCGGCGCATGTTAATACACGTGTGTTTCAACCACAGAATCCACTCTGAGCGTCTCCTACCTGCAGTTGTTTGATGGTGTCCCCTCCCTTGCCAATGACCAGGCCCACTTTGCTGGCAGGGATGAGGATCTCCTGGATGGCGCTGTTGCTGTCCATCTCGCTGTGGAACCCCGGGCCGTTCCGACACCGGTCCACAATCTGGCTCAGCAGccttttggcctgcctggtgggAGAGGGGCACAGTCCACTCATGTCCATGTTCATAAATAGCCAGACCATGCATACAAACTATACCTGATGGGTTTGTCCATGTGCAAAAAAATAGATATTGAATAGTGTCAAGGGATTGTAAGGTGGTGCCACCTAATAACAGCACTAGACCATTCATCTGGTGCTGGTCATTATGGTGGAGTTCAGGAGGGCGCCGTGTAGAGCAGTACGATAAACCGACACAGCCTTCCTCTTGCCGAAGCATTTCGCTTAGGTCTGTAATTGTGGCCGATTTTGCTACACAACGTTCCCGTAGATTGTAAAAGCATtatttggtcaacagtagtcTATGCATTATGTTGATTCCTGCTATGAAAGTATATGCCGGTCTCCGTTTCACTGCCGGCTGCTggctcccactccctctccccactGCGTGCACAGAGGGTGAGATGCAGTCGGAGAAGCATCAGCATATGACCTTTCTTCAAAATGCTATTGCGGGAAAAATACAGTTTTCAAAGCAACCAATGTTCTAGTTACAGAGCAGAGAGTGACAGCTTTCTGAGAGTATATCATGTATTTCTCACCTCTTAATATTGAGTTCATGGCACCACTTTACAACCAGTGTAGGCTGTGTTGTATGGGTTTTATGCCCCTGCGGAGCAGAGCGTGCTTTTCACAGTGAATAGGCCTACATCACATAGCTTAGGCATAGCGCTGGAAAGCTTTTGTGGGACATTAGCCTACATTTACTGATACATGAATCAATTAGCCTACATTGCTATATAGCAATAATATAATATTTAGAGTTAGCAATCTAGCTAAGTGTTTATCAGCGGGTGAATAATATAACCTATACGTCAATATGGACAAAGATTTCAGCAAATTCTCTAGAGCCAAAAATAAATCAGATAATTCTGGATAATATTTTTAGAGGTAGCACATCAAAATATAAAATCATGCATTTCCAAGATATATTAGATGTAACTGCTTACTTTATCAATCATAGGCTACCATCTCAGTTGTCTTACTTGGCACTGGAAAAATGTTTTGTCTAGGGAGCCCCTTTTTGTTATCTGGCATATTAGTTCCATTTATTGTGACACTGTTGCAATAAACTCAAGTTCTGATTTTCACGACTTGTGACTCGACCATTGGGGCCTTCTTGTGACTTGTATTTGCACTTGGACTGGATTGGCTACTATGATAAGCAGAATATTAGCAACACTGGGTGTGCTCAGCAACGAGGGTTCTGTTCTCTAGCAGTGGGAAGGACTCGCCACACCAGCACAcgcagcctacatcagctggtgagctgtgGAAGAGAAAGACAtgtgggcagacaggcaggcaccgCTCATAGGCGACAAGACGCCAAAGCGACTCTCTTGCTTCTCTGTAACCACCAGTCACCAGCCTACCATTTAGCTTTGCCTGGTTATGAAAAAACAAACTGTTTATGAAATTGAAAACTATAGTACTGCGTTTAAAAGTAAAGCAGTCTAGCTATTGTCCCTCTCCCCTTGAGTATTGAAAAGTAGGTCGTCTTCGAATTTGTTCTCTCGCTCTACCCTCCCAATTTCCCCAGTCTCCATTTAGTTTTCACTCTGGaataaattttaaaaaaaacTACACAAATAAACGGGAATTACAAAAAAGTAGCCGAGAGCCTGTCACAATTATTGCAAATTATAATATGGTCAATCTGACAGGAGCAATATCCAATTCCGTAGAGACCAGTCATCCCTTCAAAACCGCATTACCGATTAGACATAACTATTGAACATAATATAAGAGTGTGTTAGCCTGTGTGAGAAGGACTTGTTTCATAGGATATTACAGGCAATCATGACCACATTACTATTGGTTTCACACAGACCCAGTGACTTAGACTAGAGCACTTGGACCTGGACTCGAGCACTGGGGCTCAGACTCATGACTTGACCTCGAGCACACAGGATTGGACCTTGAGTGACTCGACTACAACACTACTGCGATAtgacctcccccccaaaaaatatttatcATAATTAAACCGCTGATTTAACATTATcacaacatttttacatttatggCCAAAAATCCATATGGTCATCACCCAGCTCTAGTGCCACTTTGCTGAGCTGACAtgtctccttacaatatatttccATCTGATCACTATGTAGCCATTAGCAAGGTACCAAATCCCTGAGGAGAATGTGCTGTAACTTACTCAATGTTCTCTGGACTTCCGGTTAGGGTGCAGGCCCTGTCCATCATGCCGCCGCTGTctgttacacaacacaacacacagctcCATTATACACACCTCCATGTTAACAGTCTATATGCTACCTTATTATTGATTCATGTTTATGAAGTCACATTGGTTATTTCACTACAAAATGACTCAATGTATTCATTGTGGGCGTATATATATGGTTGCAGATAGGATTTGACAAGGCCTCAGTTTCTCTCAGCTGAACCTGTTGAGCAGGTTGTGTTATGAGCTTGCCTCGTACTCAGGGTATGCTTCTGGGCTTCCTGGAAACGCTATCACCGATAACAGGAAGGACCTTAGTAGCTACTCAGTCAAGTACCGACATGACAAACTAAGGTATAGCGGGCCACTGTCTCTTCTTTAGGCAGAACTTACCTGCAGCTATCTGAATCTTGCAGCCTGACTCCAACTGAATTCTCGtgatctgctctcctcctcttccaatGACTGAGTGTGGGTGAGAGGAAAGGGAATTACAACAGTTAAAATGTCAATATCCCAGCCCGCGTTTGTTTAAAATGACCCCAAACAGTTCATGTGAGTACTGTAAGTTGGAGACAATCACTAAAATGTGTGTGGGAGTATTATCAACAGCTAAATGGCATTACTTACTGAATCCAACCATCTTATCAGGCACTTTGAAGTCTTCTGTCATAATAGCTCTGCAAGACACCACGACGACAATCAATGACCGAGGCCCCAGTACAAAACCATTAAGGGTATATACACTATCTACTGTGATGTAGTATGGCCTACTTACAAATTATAGGATTTTATTATTATACTTATGAAAGCTTGACGGGATAGTTCACCCTCAACCCAAAGATACAACTCAGTGTTTCCCTAGGATTTTTTTCAGCAGCAATGACAAAGTGAGGTTGGGGGGGGTTGATTTGGTAGTGGGCATGGCCAATGGCACCGTCTCTGACCAAAACTTTAGATAACCTGACATGTTTGCTGTTTTAAAGTGATTTTCCTGCAACCCTACACATTTTGCAACGGGGCTGAGAAAAAAACTAAATTTGCTGACTAGGATAAAAAAAATGGCGATGAGAAGCGAACGCAAAATGCAAGTATTATTTAATAACTTTGTAAAATGAACAATACATTATACAAGGCCTAAAGCTTAAGTTACAAGGCAATACTGATATTAACAAGACAATAATGTAGGCACCAGAGAGGGAGTGTTCATGGCCTGAGAGGCCATGCTCCCAGAGTCCCTGGGGAGGAGAGAGTCAGTACTGCATCTCACCAGAGCAGGTCAAGAACAAAATGCAATTAATCTAAAACCACTTCATAAACATTGAGCTgtttgataaaaataaaaaaagcattAATAACCAATAGTATTACAGATAGACGTACAGGAACTAAAGACAACAGAACCTCTGCTTCAGAGGTCTAAGGAATTGGGGGATAGGGAGAGCGACACAGAAGGCTAAATGGCTTATGCCATGTTCTTATGATATCTGACTGACTCAAACATAAAATCAAATGGGGGGCTCCATGCCAGGACTTTTTATTTTAGGTTCTGCCCGTCTAGTTTTTATtatggtgattgttagttctcaaagatgatccATTATCTTCACTACATACATTATATCTGGTTTGAgtcgtttaagtttacactgaaaacgtTTTAAAGTcacgaaaaataaataaataaatgcatcaTCTTTTTTTGGAGTGGTGGCCCACCTCGGCTAAATttatataggggaaacactgcatcTTAGGTTGCGCccatatttcctattcatttggATTGATGCCTGCCGATTTCTACACAACATGGACTCTGCTCAACTCGAGACATGAAAACTTCAAACTAGGTATGCCTTTAATTCTTGAAAGTGTCATTCTGTGCCAAGTTTGATGACAAGAAGAACATGTGTTTGACTAAAACCACAGAGTTGCTTGCAGAACAAATAGGCCAAGACATGGGCCTATCTGAAATGCTACTGGATACAGGGGCAATAGTGAGGTTCATAGCCTGATTGATCTACTGTTAAATCAATATCTACTCACACATACATCAATACAAAGTCATTTGAGAAGATGAGTCTCA
Encoded here:
- the LOC139552289 gene encoding far upstream element-binding protein 3-like isoform X5 → MMMMAELVQGQASVAQPGTKADGFADALHRARQIAAKMGGDQMPHMNNSSPVLDPSLYGYGGQKRSMDDGVGNQLGGMVHQRAIMTEDFKVPDKMVGFIIGRGGEQITRIQLESGCKIQIAADSGGMMDRACTLTGSPENIEQAKRLLSQIVDRCRNGPGFHSEMDSNSAIQEILIPASKVGLVIGKGGDTIKQLQERTGVKMMMIQDGPMPTGADKPLRITGDPYKVQQARELVVEIIRDKDQGDFRASRGDFGSRLGGSSLDVAVPRFAVGIVIGRNGEMIKKIQNDSGVRIQFKPDDGISPDRIAQVMGQSDRCQHAVHLINELVQTAQASPAHSLAGWLPDRASLAPSQASLDPLALWLGGGGDLLRQVYRQERDGFGSPVGPRGRGRGRGDWNMGAPGGLQEVTYSIPADKCGLVIGKGGETIKNINQQSGAHVELQRNPPPNTDPNVRIFSIRGTHQQMEMARQLIDEKIGASGMGGNSSFGLNPFGQGPTTPHQNGPQTFLTGGWGTTYQTWQAPGQQDPSQQSQAQSSGSDYSKAWEDFYKKQSQAAGPGSQQSSPPDYSAAWVEYYRQQGAYYGQGAQQTPAPGLQRGHPLVEDF
- the LOC139552289 gene encoding far upstream element-binding protein 3-like isoform X3, which encodes MMMMAELVQGQASVAQPGTKADGFADALHRARQIAAKMGGDQMPHMNNSSPVLDPSLYGYGGQKRSMDDGVGNQLGGMVHQRAIMTEDFKVPDKMVGFIIGRGGEQITRIQLESGCKIQIAADSGGMMDRACTLTGSPENIEQAKRLLSQIVDRCRNGPGFHSEMDSNSAIQEILIPASKVGLVIGKGGDTIKQLQERTGVKMMMIQDGPMPTGADKPLRITGDPYKVQQARELVVEIIRDKDQGDFRASRGDFGSRLGGSSLDVAVPRFAVGIVIGRNGEMIKKIQNDSGVRIQFKPDDGISPDRIAQVMGQSDRCQHAVHLINELVQTAQVQASPAHSLAGWLPDRASLAPSQASLDPLALWLGGGGDLLRQVYRQERDGFGSPVGPRGRGRGRGDWNMGAPGGLQEVTYSIPADKCGLVIGKGGETIKNINQQSGAHVELQRNPPPNTDPNVRIFSIRGTHQQMEMARQLIDEKIGASGMGGNSSFGLNPFGQGPTTPHQNGPQTFLTGGWGTTYQTWQAPGQQDPSQQSQAQSSGSDYSKAWEDFYKKQSQAAGPGSQQSSPPDYSAAWVEYYRQQGAYYGQGAQQTPAPGLQRGHPLVEDF
- the LOC139552289 gene encoding far upstream element-binding protein 3-like isoform X9; translated protein: MMMMAELVQGQASVAQPGTKADGFADALHRARQIAAKMGGDQMPHMNNSSPVLDPSLYGYGGQKRSMDDGVGNQLGGMVHQRAIMTEDFKVPDKMVGFIIGRGGEQITRIQLESGCKIQIAADSGGMMDRACTLTGSPENIEQAKRLLSQIVDRCRNGPGFHSEMDSNSAIQEILIPASKVGLVIGKGGDTIKQLQERTGVKMMMIQDGPMPTGADKPLRITGDPYKVQQARELVVEIIRDKDQGDFRASRGDFGSRLGGSSLDVAVPRFAVGIVIGRNGEMIKKIQNDSGVRIQFKPDDGISPDRIAQVMGQSDRCQHAVHLINELVQTAQERDGFGSPVGPRGRGRGRGDWNMGAPGGLQEVTYSIPADKCGLVIGKGGETIKNINQQSGAHVELQRNPPPNTDPNVRIFSIRGTHQQMEMARQLIDEKIGASGMGGNSSFGLNPFGQGPTTPHQNGPQTFLTGGWGTTYQTWQAPGQQDPSQQSQAQSSGSDYSKAWEDFYKKQSQAAGPGSQQSSPPDYSAAWVEYYRQQGAYYGQGAQQTPAPGLQRGHPLVEDF
- the LOC139552289 gene encoding far upstream element-binding protein 3-like isoform X8 codes for the protein MMMMAELVQGQASVAQPGTKADGFADALHRARQIAAKMGGDQMPHMNNSSPVLDPSLYGYGGQKRSMDDGVGNQLGGMVHQRAIMTEDFKVPDKMVGFIIGRGGEQITRIQLESGCKIQIAADSGGMMDRACTLTGSPENIEQAKRLLSQIVDRCRNGPGFHSEMDSNSAIQEILIPASKVGLVIGKGGDTIKQLQERTGVKMMMIQDGPMPTGADKPLRITGDPYKVQQARELVVEIIRDKDQGDFRASRGDFGSRLGGSSLDVAVPRFAVGIVIGRNGEMIKKIQNDSGVRIQFKPDDGISPDRIAQVMGQSDRCQHAVHLINELVQTAQVQERDGFGSPVGPRGRGRGRGDWNMGAPGGLQEVTYSIPADKCGLVIGKGGETIKNINQQSGAHVELQRNPPPNTDPNVRIFSIRGTHQQMEMARQLIDEKIGASGMGGNSSFGLNPFGQGPTTPHQNGPQTFLTGGWGTTYQTWQAPGQQDPSQQSQAQSSGSDYSKAWEDFYKKQSQAAGPGSQQSSPPDYSAAWVEYYRQQGAYYGQGAQQTPAPGLQRGHPLVEDF
- the LOC139552289 gene encoding far upstream element-binding protein 3-like isoform X10 — translated: MMMMAELVQGQASVAQPGTKADGFADALHRARQIAAKMGGDQMPHMNNSSPVLDPSLYGYGGQKRSMDDGVGNQLGGMVHQRAIMTEDFKVPDKMVGFIIGRGGEQITRIQLESGCKIQIAADSGGMMDRACTLTGSPENIEQAKRLLSQIVDRCRNGPGFHSEMDSNSAIQEILIPASKVGLVIGKGGDTIKQLQERTGVKMMMIQDGPMPTGADKPLRITGDPYKVQQARELVVEIIRDKDQGDFRASRGDFGSRLGGSSLDVAVPRFAVGIVIGRNGEMIKKIQNDSGVRIQFKPDDGISPDRIAQVMGQSDRCQHAVHLINELVQTAQVQERDGFGSPVGPRGRGRGRGDWNMGAPGGLQEVTYSIPADKCGLVIGKGGETIKNINQQSGAHVELQRNPPPNTDPNVRIFSIRGTHQQMEMARQLIDEKIGASGMGGNSSFGLNPFGQGPTTPHQNGPQTFLTGGWGTTYQTWQAPGQQDPSQQSQAQSSGSDYSKAWEDFYKKQSQAAGPGSQQSSPPDYSAAWVEYYRQQGAYYGQGAQQTPAPGLQDH